The Rutidosis leptorrhynchoides isolate AG116_Rl617_1_P2 unplaced genomic scaffold, CSIRO_AGI_Rlap_v1 contig142, whole genome shotgun sequence nucleotide sequence AATATGTCATTAAAGAATTTAGTGAGTGCTCTAGTTGTCTTGTACATTTGCACAATCTAGCAAAAATTAATTAATACTTGACTAATTTCTTGAACGAATCATAAGTTAAATCAACTTCCAATAaaataactttcatattttaaaatCCATATCAAAACCCATGTGTCTTGCAATATTTGCTTTCGTTGGTTGATGGATTTAAAAGGATTAAAAAATTGTGCTTACTTTCTTGTTTAAAAGAGAGGGGAACAAGAGCTAATGAAGCTTGTGACAATGGAGGACTCCACAGCCACAGGCCAAGTAAACATGCTCGAAGAAAGGCTTTTGGTGTCCCAAAATCAAAACGGTGGTCTTAAAACCTTGCCATTCATCTTAGGTAAAGTACCCTTCATGTAAAAAATATCCTTCTTAATTTTTTTATGTTAACAATCGATTTCATTGCATATCAATAGCGGCTACATCAAACAAACAAGGTGGTAATTGGTCTTGAGTCTCTTGACCATTCATCTTTAGATTAGCGATTGAATGGACAAGACGATTACTCCCTCTTGGGCTGAATACAAAAGAGAGCCAAAAGTTATAATCCTGTAGATTAAATTTATGTTCAAAGGGATTACAATACTTAAATGGTCTTAGGTTTGGTGACATactaatgatgaagaatattaatTAAGTCAATTTTAACTTTGTATATTTGGTGGCAGCAAATTGGGCATTTGAGACGTCGGCATACTGTGCGCTTATGGCAGATATGATTCTATACTTGATGGGAGCCTATGGATTGCCATTGTCAATGGGAACCAAGATTGTCTTCATATTCTCTACTGCAACCTCTACCATGCAATTTTTTGGGGCCATTTTGTCAGATTCCTTATTTGGCCGGTTTCCTATGATTGCCTTTGGATCCATCTCAATTCTTGTGGTATGTCTCTTTTTTTATCATTAGAAAGTTCATTGCAGTTTTGACCATTCACCATATATTGATGAGGGTGTTCATGATCATCATAATTTCTATTAATCCAAGGGTCGAGAAAAGATTAAATTTATAATTCCAGGGGTAAATAAAAACATTTTCATGCTGCAGGGTACAATTTTGCTCTGGTTAACGACCATGCTTCCCGATCTAAGGCCTCAACCATGTGATATTTCCAATTCCACCAAAACTTGCGAAGCAGCGACATTCTACCAACTTTCTGTTATATGTTCTTCGTTATTATTAATCTCAGTTGGGAGAGGTGGCATTGAGTCATCTTCATTAGCCTTTGGTGCTGATCAATTATATAGCAAGATTCATAACTCAGAAAGAGCATCACTTTCATTTGATAAATACATCAGCCGGTACTTTCAGGTGAACTTGCCAGCGGTGATTGTGGGAGGCACTGTTGTTGTATATGTTCAAGAACAGCTTGGATGGAAATTAGGTTATAaaatttctgtcattcttctgctCTTCGCAGTACTCTCAATTTTCGTGGCATCTCCACTTTATGTGAAGCTAAAAGCACGGAAAGGCATGTTTTCTGAGTTAGCAGGAGTTATTGTGGTTTCGTTCAAACACAGAAATCTTAAGTTACCATCAGAAGACATGGATGGGTTTTATAATGCCAAAGAGGAATCACCTCTCACTATACCAAGCAATAAACTAAGGTATCTAATTAAGTATAGCCTATATTTTTTTGCAGGTTCACCATACTCTATAATTTGCTTAAACCTGTCTTTAGATTTCTAAACAAGTCTTGCATCCTTACAAGAGCCCAACAAAACTTAAGCTCAGATAAGATAGTTTCAGAACCTTGCACGGTAGATCAAGTGGAGGATCTAAAGGCATTGATCAAATTTCTCCAATTTTGTCAACATCATTCATACTCTATTCAACTTTTAGTCAGGGCTCTATTGAAGTCATCCTGGTGAGCTGCATACCTTGAACCTGTTTCTTTTCCTTTTGTTGTGGCTGTCGTTATCAGTGTCTCAGTGATCCATATAGTCTCGAGAATATGATTTTTTCGTCATGCAGGTGAAGACCATGGACAGGCACATCACACCCAACTTTGAAATTCCAGCAGGCGCTTTCGGCTTTGTCGGACCTCTCTTCGCCATGGCTTGGCTTGTGTAGGAAACCGGTGAGTCGATTCCCTGTTTTGTTCACTTCTGTGCGGCACTCACAGTTTTGCGAAACGAAGCTTCTTGGAAGCATTTCATCAAACAACTTGTAGGCATAGATGATAGCTTGCTTCCCAAGACATCTTACTAGCTCTATATTCTGCCTCTCAAGCTCACAAACCATACTGATACAAACTACAATCCTTCAAGTACTAACCACATTCAGCTAAAACAGTTTTTTTTAATCTATCAGGGTCATACTTTCTTCACAGAGACATTTTGTCAAACAGTTTGTATGCATGACTTTCTTCACGTCCAAGTTAACATGTTTTCTTCATAATGCATCCATAGACAATACTTCTCATGACTCTATTAATTAAGAAATACCAGCACCACAATCTAATATAAATTCGTTCTAATCAAACCATACAAACCAGAATTCTCAATCAAAAGATGCAAAATAACACACTAACAATCTATCCTATAAGTGCAATTCTAATTAAACTTTGCTAGGTGATACTTAAACCTCAATAGATAACTAGTTTTTGATTGATTTGAGACGACTTCAGGACTTGTTGCACTTGATTTTCACGTTAGAAAAGTGATTCCAAGAGGGCTGGCATTTTGTCGAACAGCTGCTGGGCATGAACGAATCTTGAGCTTTAAGTCACCTTTAGCAACTAGCTGACTTCCTCTCATTCTCTATTTTGTAGCTCAAGCATCCACAAGATGATTTACCATTTCACATTGAGAACTTAACAAATGACCAAAAAGGCTTAAAAGTGAAATAAAGTCCCTAATGAAATCGAGCTTTCTGGTTTTAATAAAACTTGAGATAGTGTGATGTATGGCGTGATTGGAGTTTGACAAGGGTGGTAAGATAATACTCTAGCTAAGATTATTAGAAAATACACTACACTAATTTATTCAAGACATGAAATAAAAAGCACAAAAAGCTTTAGAAATCTACATTTTGCAAGACTAAAGGCTTCAAATTTTTTTATGGTAATCGGGTTACAGGTTTTGCAATGGTAATCGGGTTAAACAATTAGAGTTGTTTAACTACCAAACCATTGGTGTTTATTTCAAAACCACATTCAGCTAAAACCTGTAACCCGATTACCAACAGGCTTTTTTATAGCCAAAACAAGAACACTACACACACTCTCTCTTTAGGACCAATCACATATTTTACTTGCAATTTCCAAATTAAAAATTGAGAAAGTAAAACTTGGGCACCACTCCTTTGATCTCCACCGTTCACCAGATTTTGTACACCCAGCTTTTCTGCAGATTGTCACCCAGGTCCCTGACGAATTTGTTTTCTACAAAAGAGTCCTCAAAATTTTCTGGTTTAGCAAAAATGTCTTCCTTTCAGATTTTTATGAATCATGGAATTAATCTTTCAACAGCTCCTCCTTAATTTCATGATTCATAAACCATTGTAGTCCAGAAAACTTTTGTACCTTCAAGTCCCTGAAAAAATTCAGGTTTGCAATTTGGTCCTCATATTTTTCTTTCCAAAAACAGAGCTTTAACCATTGTCGCTTCATTCTTTAATCGCAAAACTATCCAAACCAACAGCTTGTTCTCTATGATCACATAATCATTCCTTAGCATCAAAAATCTCGAGCAGACAGGTAACTCTCAGCATTAAAACAAGAATCGGGATTGGTCTTCTGTGCTTCTCCTTGGCTATGGCCGCAGCAGCAATCGTTAAAAGCATCCGAAGAAAAGCTGCAACTCAGGAAGGCTTTGCTGAGAAACCTCTTGCAGTGGTCAACATTTCTGTTTTCTGGCTTCTGCCAAAGCTCATAATTTCTAGCGTAGCCAATGCATTCACTATGACCGGACTGATTGAATTCTTCGTCAAAGAGTTACCCAAAAGCATGTCTACTATTGCATCCGTGCTCCCTGCAATAGGAATGGGAGTGGGGCCTTTGTTATTGACCTTCATATTTAGCACGGTGGACGACATCACCAGAAAAGGAGGGAGGATAGCTGGGTgtcaacaaacatcaacaaggctcATTTTGATTACTTCTTTTGGCTTTTAAGCCTTTTATGTTTAATCAAttttgtgtattttttttttttttgttaaggcTTATGGTCCTTGTGTTGGTGAAGACGTAAAAGCTAAGGATGAGGAGCAAGCCATAAAACACTGATCAAGTTTGTGCGTATGCTCTGTCATGTTAATGAAATAAACACCAATGGTTTGGTAGTTAAACAATTAGAGTTGTGCATCCTACAATAATA carries:
- the LOC139881330 gene encoding protein NRT1/ PTR FAMILY 1.1-like — encoded protein: MKLVTMEDSTATGQVNMLEERLLVSQNQNGGLKTLPFILANWAFETSAYCALMADMILYLMGAYGLPLSMGTKIVFIFSTATSTMQFFGAILSDSLFGRFPMIAFGSISILVGTILLWLTTMLPDLRPQPCDISNSTKTCEAATFYQLSVICSSLLLISVGRGGIESSSLAFGADQLYSKIHNSERASLSFDKYISRYFQVNLPAVIVGGTVVVYVQEQLGWKLGYKISVILLLFAVLSIFVASPLYVKLKARKGMFSELAGVIVVSFKHRNLKLPSEDMDGFYNAKEESPLTIPSNKLRSSGGSKGIDQISPILSTSFILYSTFSQGSIEVILVKTMDRHITPNFEIPAGAFGFVGPLFAMAWLV